A window from Alloyangia pacifica encodes these proteins:
- a CDS encoding dual specificity protein phosphatase family protein → MIRHHLPDTVPAAEAAEDQKPLLWRAAGEIGPGLDGLWLGNLPAAEDGDALQQAGIGASLNLAMNIFPGPLLRPDGTHLRRYQIGLLDGPGNAAETLAAAVTLIDGLAAVYTMGKPHYPAHTRGGLLVHCRGGRSRSVTVLALWLHLRRPGTYPSFDAALAHLRALRGLGKSYPLPPMLALAQEVLDRGLCAR, encoded by the coding sequence ATGATCCGTCACCACCTGCCCGACACCGTCCCCGCAGCCGAGGCCGCCGAGGACCAAAAACCGCTGCTCTGGCGGGCCGCAGGCGAAATCGGCCCCGGCCTCGACGGGCTGTGGCTCGGCAACCTGCCGGCGGCAGAGGATGGCGACGCCCTGCAGCAAGCTGGCATCGGCGCCAGCCTCAACCTCGCGATGAACATCTTCCCCGGCCCTCTCCTCCGCCCCGACGGCACCCATCTGCGGCGCTACCAGATCGGCCTGCTCGACGGGCCGGGCAATGCCGCCGAGACGCTGGCCGCGGCGGTCACGCTGATCGACGGGCTCGCCGCGGTCTACACCATGGGCAAACCGCACTACCCCGCCCACACCAGGGGCGGGCTGCTGGTGCATTGCCGCGGCGGGCGCTCGCGTTCGGTCACCGTGCTGGCGCTCTGGCTGCACCTGCGGCGGCCCGGCACCTATCCGAGCTTCGACGCTGCCCTCGCGCACCTTCGCGCGCTGCGCGGGCTCGGGAAAAGCTACCCGCTGCCACCGATGCTCGCGCTTGCGCAAGAGGTGCTTGACCGGGGCCTCTGCGCCCGATGA
- a CDS encoding LacI family DNA-binding transcriptional regulator, translated as MTPPRPPLGPHRSRFVSAADVARLAGVSRSAVSRAFTPGAQVSEQARARILEAAEELGYRVNRLARTLHQERSDLVGVVGGNFSNPYISAQLDALSKALHARRLQCLLMNGAGGVAEDLKRLLDYRVRTVVLLSGAAPDALIRLCAQNGARMVLINRPRPPKGARADLILADSARGGRLAAERLARAGCRNVAVVISGSRTSAKTDRAEAFCSEMALRGIPVTCWVDGPNSYETGAEAARVLLQGTGIDGIFGVTDEIALGVLNTARFELGLRVPEDLSVIGFDDAPISGWSSHALTTVNQSLEDLTRATMEAIALPAEAAPMLYEVPVRLVERGSVRAPLSP; from the coding sequence ATGACACCGCCCCGCCCGCCGCTCGGACCGCACCGGAGCCGCTTCGTCTCGGCCGCCGATGTGGCACGGCTGGCCGGGGTCTCGCGCTCGGCAGTGTCGCGCGCCTTCACGCCCGGCGCGCAGGTGTCAGAGCAGGCCCGCGCCCGCATCCTCGAGGCCGCCGAAGAGCTCGGCTACCGGGTCAACCGCCTCGCCCGCACCTTGCACCAGGAGCGCTCGGACCTCGTCGGCGTGGTCGGCGGCAACTTCTCCAACCCCTATATCTCTGCCCAGCTCGATGCCCTCTCGAAGGCACTGCACGCCCGCCGCCTGCAATGCCTGCTGATGAACGGCGCCGGTGGCGTGGCCGAGGATCTCAAACGCCTGCTCGACTACCGGGTGCGCACCGTCGTGCTGCTCTCCGGGGCCGCGCCCGATGCGCTGATCCGGCTCTGCGCGCAGAACGGCGCGCGCATGGTGCTGATCAACCGCCCGCGCCCGCCAAAAGGCGCGCGGGCCGATCTCATCCTCGCGGACAGCGCCCGCGGCGGGCGGCTGGCGGCCGAGCGGCTGGCCCGGGCCGGCTGCCGCAACGTGGCGGTGGTGATCTCGGGCTCGCGCACCTCGGCCAAGACCGACCGGGCCGAGGCCTTCTGCTCGGAAATGGCCCTGCGCGGCATCCCGGTGACCTGCTGGGTCGACGGGCCGAACAGCTACGAGACCGGGGCCGAAGCGGCCCGCGTGCTGCTGCAAGGGACCGGCATCGACGGCATCTTCGGCGTCACCGACGAGATTGCGCTCGGGGTGCTCAACACCGCCCGCTTCGAGCTCGGCCTGCGGGTACCCGAGGATCTGTCGGTGATCGGCTTCGACGACGCGCCAATCTCGGGCTGGTCCTCGCATGCGCTGACCACGGTCAACCAGTCGCTCGAGGATCTCACCCGCGCCACGATGGAGGCCATCGCCCTGCCCGCCGAGGCCGCGCCCATGCTCTACGAGGTGCCGGTGCGGCTGGTCGAGCGCGGCTCGGTGCGCGCGCCGCTCAGCCCCTGA
- a CDS encoding MBL fold metallo-hydrolase: MARLTALSGLGRKSAALFLLEIEGRRLLLDMGGGLEAGERPDLSQAGRVDAVLLSHAHVDHVGALDRLAEIGNPPVYATQETQRQLPSNLRPPRLAKLPDRGCAEILGVRLDTGRSGHAPGGIWMRFPTLRGGFLYTGDFSTEAPLLRCDPFPRSATVLADASYGDREDALADQIAALTEAARGGAVLPCPADGRGPDMVAALGAAGLTVHACPQIADETERLTGTPPPVATPETATPAQVIVADGPNAEHGLCAALRERPGFRFIFSGHVPRSSPAHAMLAEGHARWMGWNVHPRLSDILAMAETTRAERVLPAFVDLRAAPRLTAALGPRLRQCPSLEV, translated from the coding sequence ATGGCGCGACTGACCGCCCTTAGCGGCCTCGGCCGCAAAAGCGCCGCGCTCTTCCTGCTCGAGATCGAGGGTCGCAGGCTGCTGCTCGACATGGGCGGCGGGCTCGAGGCGGGCGAGCGGCCGGATCTCTCGCAGGCCGGGCGTGTCGACGCGGTGCTGCTGAGCCACGCCCATGTCGATCACGTCGGCGCGCTCGACCGGCTGGCCGAGATCGGCAACCCGCCGGTCTACGCCACCCAAGAGACCCAACGCCAGCTCCCCTCCAACCTGCGCCCACCGCGCCTCGCAAAGCTGCCCGACCGTGGCTGTGCCGAGATTCTGGGCGTCCGCCTCGACACCGGCCGCTCCGGCCATGCGCCCGGCGGCATCTGGATGCGCTTTCCAACCCTGCGCGGCGGCTTTCTCTACACAGGCGACTTCAGCACCGAGGCCCCGCTGCTGCGCTGCGATCCCTTCCCGCGCAGCGCCACGGTGCTGGCCGACGCCTCCTACGGCGATCGCGAGGACGCGCTCGCCGATCAGATCGCCGCCCTGACCGAAGCAGCGCGCGGCGGCGCGGTGTTGCCCTGCCCGGCGGACGGGCGCGGCCCGGACATGGTGGCGGCGCTCGGGGCCGCCGGGCTGACCGTCCACGCCTGCCCTCAAATCGCCGATGAGACCGAACGGCTCACCGGCACCCCTCCGCCCGTCGCCACGCCCGAGACCGCCACCCCGGCGCAGGTCATCGTCGCCGACGGGCCGAACGCCGAGCATGGACTCTGCGCCGCGCTCCGGGAGCGCCCCGGCTTCCGCTTCATCTTTTCAGGCCATGTGCCGCGCAGCAGCCCCGCGCATGCGATGCTCGCCGAGGGTCACGCCCGCTGGATGGGCTGGAACGTGCACCCGCGACTCTCGGACATCCTCGCCATGGCCGAGACCACCCGGGCCGAACGGGTGCTGCCGGCCTTCGTCGATCTGCGCGCCGCCCCCCGCCTGACCGCTGCGCTTGGCCCGCGCCTGCGGCAGTGCCCCAGCCTCGAGGTCTGA